The following proteins come from a genomic window of Pseudomonas putida:
- a CDS encoding DEAD/DEAH box helicase yields MTQETGGFAALDLNPNIVAAVVATGYEEPSAIQQQSIPIILAGHDMIGQAQTGTGKTAAFALPILNKIDVSKREPQALILAPTRELALQVATAFETYAKQMPGVNVVAVYGGAPMGPQLRAIRNGAQIVVATPGRLCDHLRRDEKVLSTVQYLVLDEADEMLKLGFMDDLEVIFDAIPATRQTVLFSATLPSSIRSIAERHLREPKHVKIQTKTQTVTAIEQAHLMVHADQKIPAVLRLLEVEEFDALIAFVRTKQATLDLAAALEAKGYKAAALNGDIAQNQRERVIDSLKDGRLDIVVATDVAARGLDVPRITHVFNVDMPYDPESYVHRIGRTGRAGRDGRALLLVTPRERRMLQVIERVTGQKVAEARLPNAQAVLDARIKKLTSSLAPLVAEAEATHGELFDRLTTDLGCSARALASALLRKATNGQALDLAAVEREQPLVPSFAPRGERTERGERGERPDRGDRERRAPLPLAEGRVRCRTALGARDGIAAKNLLGAILNEGGLARDAIGRIQVRDSFSLVELPEDGLEKLLSKLKDTRVAGKQLKLRRYRED; encoded by the coding sequence ATGACCCAGGAAACCGGCGGCTTCGCCGCTCTCGATCTTAATCCGAACATTGTTGCTGCCGTTGTGGCTACCGGCTACGAAGAGCCGTCCGCCATTCAGCAACAATCGATCCCGATCATCCTCGCCGGTCACGACATGATCGGCCAGGCGCAGACTGGCACCGGCAAAACCGCTGCCTTCGCCCTGCCGATCCTGAACAAGATCGATGTGAGCAAGCGCGAACCGCAAGCCCTGATCCTGGCGCCAACCCGTGAGTTGGCGCTGCAAGTTGCTACCGCTTTCGAAACCTACGCCAAGCAGATGCCGGGCGTGAACGTTGTCGCCGTCTACGGTGGTGCCCCGATGGGCCCACAGCTGCGTGCGATCCGCAACGGCGCGCAAATCGTCGTGGCCACCCCGGGCCGTCTGTGCGACCACCTGCGTCGTGACGAAAAAGTCTTGTCGACCGTACAGTACCTGGTACTGGACGAAGCCGACGAGATGCTGAAGCTGGGCTTCATGGACGACCTCGAAGTGATCTTCGACGCAATCCCGGCTACCCGTCAGACCGTACTGTTCTCCGCAACCCTGCCGTCGTCGATCCGTTCGATCGCCGAGCGCCACCTGCGCGAACCCAAGCACGTCAAGATCCAGACCAAGACCCAGACCGTTACCGCGATCGAGCAGGCCCACCTGATGGTCCACGCGGACCAGAAGATCCCGGCTGTGCTGCGTCTGCTGGAAGTGGAAGAGTTCGACGCGCTGATCGCCTTCGTGCGTACCAAGCAAGCCACCCTGGACCTGGCCGCCGCGCTGGAAGCCAAGGGCTACAAGGCTGCTGCGCTGAACGGCGACATCGCCCAGAACCAGCGTGAGCGCGTGATCGACTCGCTCAAGGATGGCCGCCTGGACATCGTCGTCGCCACCGACGTCGCTGCCCGTGGCCTGGACGTACCGCGCATCACTCACGTATTCAACGTTGACATGCCGTACGACCCGGAGTCCTACGTACACCGAATCGGCCGTACTGGCCGTGCCGGTCGCGATGGCCGTGCACTGTTGCTGGTTACCCCGCGTGAGCGCCGCATGCTGCAGGTGATCGAGCGTGTTACCGGGCAGAAGGTTGCCGAAGCGCGCCTGCCGAATGCCCAGGCCGTGCTGGATGCCCGCATCAAGAAGCTGACCTCGAGCCTGGCGCCGCTGGTAGCCGAAGCAGAAGCCACCCACGGCGAACTGTTCGACCGCCTGACCACCGACCTGGGTTGCAGCGCGCGTGCCTTGGCTTCGGCCCTGCTGCGCAAGGCCACCAATGGCCAGGCGCTGGACCTGGCGGCGGTAGAGCGCGAGCAGCCGCTGGTGCCGAGCTTCGCCCCGCGTGGTGAGCGTACCGAGCGCGGTGAGCGTGGCGAGCGCCCTGACCGTGGTGATCGTGAGCGCCGTGCGCCGCTGCCGTTGGCCGAAGGCCGCGTGCGTTGCCGTACCGCCCTGGGTGCCCGTGATGGCATCGCTGCCAAGAACCTGCTGGGGGCGATCCTCAACGAAGGTGGCCTGGCGCGTGACGCTATCGGCCGCATCCAGGTGCGCGACAGCTTCAGCCTGGTCGAGCTGCCGGAAGACGGCCTCGAGAAGCTGCTGTCCAAGCTCAAGGACACCCGCGTGGCTGGCAAGCAGTTGAAGCTGCGTCGCTACCGCGAGGATTGA
- a CDS encoding spermidine synthase — MTAERQERLLARVEDAFGVISVYEVDDYRFLEFGDAIEQSCVFTADPSWLEYDYTRAMLVGALCHELPESALFLGLGAGTLTQACMKFLPLEDIEAIELRPDVPRLAMDYLGLDDDPRLYVRIGDALELLPTAEKADLLFVDLYTDHGPGVGHLAWNFLENCQQHLNPGGWLVINQWATDDGRPLGAALLRGLYHRHYWELPVKEGNVILLVPADLEQSLDLDGLRARAEALAPRLGYSLDGLIREIRPAT, encoded by the coding sequence ATGACGGCGGAACGGCAAGAGCGGCTGCTGGCACGGGTGGAAGATGCGTTTGGCGTCATCAGCGTGTACGAAGTAGACGACTACCGCTTTCTGGAATTCGGCGATGCGATCGAGCAAAGCTGCGTGTTCACCGCCGACCCCAGCTGGCTGGAGTACGACTACACCCGCGCCATGCTGGTGGGGGCGCTGTGCCACGAACTGCCTGAGAGTGCACTGTTTCTGGGCCTGGGCGCCGGCACGCTGACCCAGGCCTGCATGAAGTTCCTGCCGCTGGAAGACATCGAGGCCATCGAGCTGCGCCCGGATGTGCCGCGCCTGGCCATGGATTACCTGGGCCTGGACGACGACCCGCGGCTGTATGTGCGCATCGGCGATGCCCTGGAGCTATTGCCCACGGCAGAGAAGGCCGACCTGCTGTTCGTTGACTTGTACACCGATCATGGCCCTGGGGTCGGGCACCTGGCGTGGAACTTTCTGGAGAACTGCCAGCAACACCTGAACCCAGGCGGCTGGTTGGTGATCAACCAGTGGGCCACCGATGATGGCAGGCCGCTGGGCGCGGCGTTGTTGCGCGGGTTGTACCATCGGCATTACTGGGAGCTGCCTGTGAAGGAGGGCAATGTGATTCTGCTGGTGCCGGCAGACCTTGAGCAGTCGCTGGACCTGGACGGTTTGAGAGCCCGGGCCGAGGCGCTGGCGCCGCGTTTGGGGTACAGCCTCGATGGGCTGATCCGCGAGATTCGGCCGGCTACCTGA
- a CDS encoding 3-deoxy-7-phosphoheptulonate synthase class II: MNQPWSPDSWRALPIQQQPTYPDAAHLLKVEQTLASYPPLVFAGEARELRRQFAEVTEGRAFLLQGGDCAESFAEFSAAKIRDTFKVLLQMAIVMTFAAGCPVVKVGRMAGQFAKPRSSGDETIGDVTLPAYRGDIVNGISFDAKSRIPDPERLLQAYHQATASLNLLRAFAQGGFADLHQVHKWNLDFIANSALADKYHQLANRIDETLAFMRACGLDSAPQLRETSFFTAHEALLLNYEEAFVRQDSLTGDYYDCSAHMLWIGDRTRQLDGAHVEFLRGVHNPIGVKVGPSMNPEELIRLIDTLNPSNDPGRLNLIVRMGASKVGDHLPGLIRTVEREGRKVLWSSDPMHGNTIKASSGYKTRDFAQILDEVKQFFQVHQAEGSHAGGIHIEMTGQNVTECIGGARPITEDALSDRYHTHCDPRMNADQSLELAFLIAETLKQVRR, encoded by the coding sequence ATGAACCAACCGTGGAGCCCCGACAGCTGGCGCGCCCTGCCGATCCAGCAGCAACCGACCTACCCCGATGCCGCGCACCTGCTGAAGGTTGAACAGACCCTGGCCAGCTACCCGCCGCTGGTGTTCGCGGGTGAGGCGCGCGAGCTGCGCCGGCAGTTTGCCGAAGTCACTGAAGGCCGTGCCTTCCTGCTTCAGGGCGGCGATTGCGCCGAGAGCTTCGCCGAGTTCTCGGCTGCAAAAATCCGCGACACCTTCAAGGTGTTGCTGCAAATGGCGATTGTCATGACCTTTGCCGCCGGCTGCCCGGTGGTGAAAGTGGGGCGTATGGCCGGGCAGTTCGCCAAACCGCGCTCATCTGGCGATGAAACCATCGGCGACGTCACCCTCCCCGCCTACCGCGGCGACATCGTCAACGGCATCAGTTTCGACGCCAAAAGCCGTATTCCGGACCCGGAGCGCCTGCTGCAGGCCTACCACCAGGCCACCGCCAGCCTCAACCTGCTGCGCGCGTTCGCCCAGGGCGGGTTTGCCGACCTGCACCAGGTGCACAAGTGGAACCTGGACTTCATCGCCAACTCGGCGCTGGCCGACAAGTACCACCAGTTGGCCAATCGCATCGATGAAACCCTGGCGTTCATGCGTGCCTGTGGCCTGGACAGTGCGCCGCAACTGCGCGAAACCAGCTTCTTCACGGCCCACGAGGCGCTGCTGTTGAACTATGAAGAAGCCTTCGTGCGCCAGGACAGCCTGACCGGCGACTACTACGACTGCTCGGCGCACATGCTGTGGATCGGCGACCGCACCCGCCAGCTCGATGGCGCCCATGTCGAGTTCCTGCGTGGCGTGCACAACCCCATCGGGGTCAAGGTTGGCCCGAGCATGAACCCCGAAGAGCTGATCCGCCTGATCGACACGCTCAATCCGTCCAACGACCCGGGGCGTCTGAACCTGATCGTGCGCATGGGCGCGAGCAAGGTTGGCGACCACTTGCCGGGGCTGATCCGCACTGTCGAGCGCGAGGGGCGCAAGGTGTTGTGGAGCTCCGACCCGATGCACGGCAACACCATCAAGGCCAGCAGCGGTTACAAGACCCGCGATTTTGCGCAGATTCTGGATGAGGTTAAGCAGTTCTTCCAGGTACATCAGGCCGAGGGCAGCCATGCTGGCGGTATCCATATCGAGATGACCGGGCAGAACGTCACCGAATGCATTGGCGGTGCCCGGCCGATCACCGAGGATGCGTTGTCGGACCGGTATCACACCCATTGTGATCCGCGGATGAATGCCGATCAGTCGCTGGAGTTGGCGTTCCTGATTGCCGAAACCCTCAAGCAGGTGCGGCGGTGA
- a CDS encoding DUF1127 domain-containing protein yields the protein MKGHVSSIQQPAFSLSYLWHAALQRPARWLELYRQRQELASLSDATLHDLGLSRADIHQEAERHFWDDPLRK from the coding sequence ATGAAAGGTCATGTCAGCAGCATCCAGCAACCAGCCTTTTCCCTGAGCTACCTGTGGCACGCGGCTCTGCAGCGCCCGGCGCGTTGGCTGGAGCTGTACCGTCAGCGTCAGGAGTTGGCCAGTCTCAGTGATGCAACCTTGCACGATCTGGGGTTGAGTCGGGCGGATATCCATCAAGAGGCCGAGCGGCATTTCTGGGATGATCCACTGAGGAAGTGA
- a CDS encoding LysR family transcriptional regulator — MSQYQSLDADVLRTFVAIAEQGGFTRAGEVVNRTQSAVSMQMKRLEEDVLQRQLFERDGRQVRLTAEGQVLLGYARRILKLHGEVFNTLRMPHMVGLVRIGTPDDYAMRFLPTILSSFAQAYPLVQVEVHCDSSKHLMLRQDLDLTIVTREPGNEIGQLLRQERLVWAAAEGFCPHEQRPMPVALFNTDCFCRAWTCNALEAQGIDYRIAYTSPSLAAIFAIVTAGLAVTAQLQSLIGGNIRILGESEGLPQLPMANVMLVRSTQSPSPITDCMADYIVEGFK; from the coding sequence ATGTCCCAGTACCAAAGCCTCGACGCGGACGTCCTGCGCACCTTCGTAGCCATTGCCGAGCAAGGCGGCTTTACCCGAGCAGGCGAAGTGGTCAACCGCACCCAGTCAGCAGTCAGTATGCAGATGAAACGCCTGGAAGAAGACGTTCTGCAGCGCCAGCTCTTCGAACGTGATGGCCGTCAGGTGCGGCTGACCGCCGAAGGTCAGGTCCTGCTGGGGTATGCCCGACGCATTCTCAAGTTGCATGGCGAAGTGTTCAACACCCTGCGCATGCCGCACATGGTTGGCCTGGTGCGCATCGGCACACCGGACGACTACGCCATGCGCTTCCTGCCGACCATCCTGTCGAGCTTTGCCCAGGCCTACCCGCTGGTGCAGGTGGAAGTGCATTGCGATTCGTCCAAGCACTTGATGCTGCGCCAGGATCTGGACCTGACCATCGTCACCCGCGAGCCCGGCAACGAGATTGGCCAGTTGCTGCGCCAGGAACGCCTGGTGTGGGCCGCGGCAGAAGGCTTTTGCCCGCACGAACAGCGGCCGATGCCGGTGGCGCTGTTCAACACCGACTGCTTCTGTCGCGCCTGGACCTGCAATGCGCTGGAGGCACAGGGCATCGATTACCGTATTGCCTACACCAGCCCGAGCCTGGCAGCGATCTTTGCCATCGTCACCGCCGGGCTGGCAGTGACCGCGCAGCTGCAGAGCCTGATCGGGGGCAACATCCGCATACTGGGTGAAAGCGAAGGGCTACCGCAGTTGCCGATGGCCAATGTGATGCTGGTGCGCAGTACGCAATCCCCCTCGCCAATCACCGACTGCATGGCCGACTACATCGTTGAGGGTTTCAAGTGA
- a CDS encoding TSUP family transporter, whose translation MIEWLLYIVLGAALGTMGGLFGIGGGLIAIPALGVLFGLDQQLAQGTALVMVVPNVLLALWRYHQRNRIALRHALPLSVCSFLFAWLGSIWAVGLDAHSMRLGFVGFLVALAVWNVVRMFMKVSSPSAELRHAWPWLGVLGSFAGTMGGLFGVGGAVVATPILTSVFGATQVVAQGLSLALAAPSTLVTLVTYGVHHSVDWGVGIPLAVGGLLSISWGVKLAHALPEKVLRAMFCVFLVVCAVMLGFEL comes from the coding sequence ATGATCGAGTGGTTGTTGTATATCGTGCTGGGCGCTGCCCTGGGCACCATGGGGGGCTTGTTTGGCATTGGTGGCGGGCTGATCGCGATTCCGGCGTTGGGTGTGCTGTTTGGCCTGGACCAGCAGTTGGCGCAGGGGACCGCGTTGGTGATGGTGGTGCCGAACGTGCTGCTGGCGTTGTGGCGTTATCACCAGCGCAACCGTATTGCGTTGCGCCATGCGTTGCCGCTGTCGGTATGCAGCTTCTTGTTCGCCTGGCTGGGGTCGATCTGGGCGGTGGGGCTTGATGCGCACTCCATGCGCCTGGGTTTTGTCGGCTTTTTGGTAGCCTTGGCAGTGTGGAACGTGGTGCGGATGTTCATGAAGGTGTCGTCGCCGAGTGCCGAGCTGCGTCATGCCTGGCCGTGGCTGGGTGTGCTGGGCAGCTTTGCCGGCACCATGGGCGGCTTGTTCGGCGTGGGTGGGGCCGTGGTGGCCACGCCGATCCTGACCAGTGTGTTTGGCGCTACTCAGGTGGTGGCGCAGGGGTTGTCACTGGCGCTGGCGGCGCCGAGTACCTTGGTCACGCTGGTGACCTATGGCGTGCACCATAGCGTTGACTGGGGGGTTGGGATTCCCTTGGCGGTGGGTGGCTTGCTGAGCATCAGCTGGGGCGTGAAGCTGGCCCACGCGTTGCCGGAGAAGGTACTGCGGGCGATGTTCTGTGTGTTCCTGGTGGTCTGTGCGGTGATGCTGGGGTTTGAGCTTTGA
- a CDS encoding LysR family transcriptional regulator: MSPDTLTDQLSLFLDVLETGSFSAAARRHPLTPSAVARRIDNLESAVGSRLFTRSTHAVRATPAGNAFAERARRIIEELRLARAEAVSLSNAPEGLIRIDAPAAFGRRHLAPAIADFLVAYPGLDVQLRLIDSFVDLQGSHLGEVDLVLRAGPLADTRLVATPLAYMVRIACASPAYLASRGIPTCPSELPGHDGLDWDGLAPPFAWRFSVAGQTRLYRPARMRMAANNAETLLFGALAGLGIAHLPTWLSSEYLLRGELIPLFCDGGLPEAETSGIYALRLAHETNSRSRLLLEFLKSRFSPIPPWDLALRSELRD; the protein is encoded by the coding sequence ATGAGCCCCGATACCCTGACCGACCAATTGAGCCTGTTCCTTGATGTGCTGGAAACCGGCAGCTTTTCTGCCGCCGCCCGTCGCCACCCGCTGACCCCGTCTGCGGTAGCACGGCGCATCGACAACCTGGAAAGCGCCGTCGGCAGCCGCCTGTTCACCCGCAGCACCCACGCGGTGCGGGCCACGCCTGCAGGCAACGCCTTTGCCGAGCGGGCCAGGCGCATCATCGAGGAGTTGCGCCTGGCCCGGGCTGAAGCGGTGTCACTGAGCAATGCCCCGGAAGGCCTGATCCGCATCGACGCACCTGCCGCGTTTGGCCGCCGCCACCTGGCCCCGGCCATTGCCGACTTCCTGGTGGCCTACCCGGGCCTGGACGTGCAACTGCGGTTGATCGACAGCTTCGTCGACCTGCAGGGCAGCCACCTGGGCGAGGTCGACCTGGTGCTGCGCGCCGGCCCTTTGGCCGACACCCGTCTGGTCGCCACGCCGCTCGCCTACATGGTGCGCATCGCCTGCGCCAGCCCCGCCTACCTGGCCAGCCGCGGCATCCCCACCTGCCCCAGCGAACTGCCCGGGCATGACGGGCTGGACTGGGATGGCCTGGCGCCGCCGTTCGCCTGGCGCTTCAGTGTGGCCGGGCAAACCCGCCTGTACCGCCCCGCGCGCATGCGCATGGCCGCCAACAATGCCGAAACCCTGCTGTTCGGCGCCCTCGCCGGCCTGGGGATAGCCCACCTGCCCACCTGGCTGAGCAGTGAATACCTGCTACGCGGCGAGCTTATCCCGTTGTTCTGCGACGGCGGTTTGCCTGAAGCCGAGACCAGTGGCATTTACGCGTTACGCCTGGCACATGAAACGAACTCTCGCAGCCGTTTGCTGCTCGAATTCCTCAAGAGCCGATTCAGCCCGATACCACCCTGGGACCTGGCCTTGCGCAGTGAACTGCGCGATTAA
- a CDS encoding MarR family transcriptional regulator has translation MNADTQASCDELLLDNQVCFALHSTSLLMTKVYKPLLQALGLTYPQYLAMLVLWERDGLTVGEISQHLLTDPGSLTPLLKRLESEGLLQRNRSREDERVVMVQLTDKGRALQQQAKEVPPCILKASGRSLEQLQQLQADLLNLRENLQKNL, from the coding sequence ATGAACGCCGACACCCAAGCCTCCTGTGACGAGCTGCTGCTGGACAACCAGGTCTGTTTTGCCCTGCACTCCACCTCGTTGCTGATGACCAAGGTCTACAAGCCGCTGCTGCAGGCGCTGGGCCTGACCTACCCGCAATACCTTGCCATGCTGGTGCTCTGGGAGCGTGACGGACTGACCGTGGGCGAAATCAGCCAGCACCTGCTGACCGACCCAGGCTCGCTGACCCCGCTGCTCAAACGCCTGGAAAGCGAAGGCCTGTTGCAGCGCAACCGCAGCCGCGAAGATGAACGGGTAGTGATGGTGCAACTGACCGACAAGGGCCGCGCCCTGCAACAGCAGGCCAAAGAGGTGCCGCCGTGCATTCTCAAGGCCAGCGGGCGCAGCCTGGAGCAGCTGCAGCAACTGCAAGCCGACCTGCTGAACCTGCGCGAAAACCTGCAGAAAAACCTCTGA
- a CDS encoding Ohr family peroxiredoxin, producing MQKVTPLYIAEATSTGGRDGKSRSSDGKLVVSLSTPKELGGAGGDGTNPEQMFAAGYSACFIGALKFVAGQEKKALPADTSITAKVGIGQIPGGFGLDIDLHINLPGLAQADAEGLVEKAHQVCPYSNATRGNVDVRLHVTV from the coding sequence ATGCAAAAGGTCACTCCGCTGTACATCGCAGAAGCTACCTCCACCGGTGGGCGCGACGGCAAATCCCGCTCCAGCGACGGCAAGCTCGTCGTCAGCCTGAGCACCCCCAAGGAACTGGGCGGCGCGGGCGGTGACGGCACCAACCCCGAGCAGATGTTCGCCGCCGGTTACTCGGCCTGCTTCATCGGCGCCTTGAAATTCGTGGCCGGGCAAGAGAAGAAAGCCCTGCCGGCAGATACCTCGATCACCGCCAAGGTGGGCATCGGCCAGATCCCGGGCGGTTTCGGCCTGGACATCGACCTGCACATCAACCTGCCGGGCCTGGCCCAGGCCGATGCCGAAGGGCTGGTGGAAAAGGCGCATCAGGTGTGCCCGTACTCCAATGCCACCCGCGGTAATGTGGATGTGCGCCTGCACGTAACCGTCTAA
- the efp gene encoding elongation factor P has protein sequence MKTGKELKPGTVLRIDNDPWLVQKAEFTKSGRNSAIMKTKLKNLLTGYKTETVYGADDKLDDVILDRKEATLSFINGDEYTFMDTTDYTMYELNAEDIEAVLPYIEEGMEDVCEAVFFEGRLVSVELPTTISRKVVYTENAARGDTSGKVMKPAKLANGTEISVADFIQIDEWIDIDTRDNSFKGRSKK, from the coding sequence ATGAAAACTGGTAAAGAACTGAAACCCGGTACCGTACTGCGGATCGACAACGACCCGTGGCTGGTTCAAAAAGCTGAGTTCACCAAGTCGGGCCGTAACAGCGCGATCATGAAGACCAAGCTGAAGAACCTGCTGACCGGCTACAAGACCGAAACCGTATACGGTGCGGACGACAAGCTGGACGACGTGATCCTGGATCGCAAAGAAGCGACCCTGTCGTTCATCAATGGTGACGAGTACACCTTCATGGACACCACCGACTACACCATGTACGAGCTGAACGCCGAAGACATCGAAGCCGTTCTGCCGTACATCGAAGAAGGCATGGAAGACGTCTGCGAAGCCGTGTTCTTCGAAGGCCGTCTGGTGTCGGTTGAACTGCCGACCACCATCAGCCGTAAAGTTGTCTACACCGAGAACGCTGCTCGCGGTGACACCTCCGGCAAAGTCATGAAGCCTGCCAAGCTGGCGAACGGTACCGAGATCTCGGTTGCCGACTTCATCCAGATCGACGAGTGGATCGACATCGACACTCGCGACAACAGCTTCAAAGGCCGTTCCAAGAAGTAA
- the earP gene encoding elongation factor P maturation arginine rhamnosyltransferase EarP, whose product MKATWDIFCSVVDNYGDIGVTWRLARQLVAEHGLAVRLWVDDLNAFTPMCPGADATAAQQWQHGVDVRHWPAAWLPVAPADVVIGAFACQLPAAYVEAMRARPQPPLWLNLEYLSAEDWVEGCHGLPSPQPNGLRKVFFFPGFTDKTGGLLREGSLLARRDAFQQSADARRAFLLGLGVDPVPGALLISLFAYENPQLGNWLDALATADQACHLLVPQGRIVAGLSQWLGEGPLHVGDVRTRGALTVQVLPFVSQDDFDRLLWSCDFNAVRGEDSFVRAQWAGQPMLWHIYVQDENAHWEKLEAFLAHYRCGLSDEADAALLGLWRAWNMDFDMGQAWRAARQHWPELQQHARRWGARQAAQPDLAEALVHFYRNSL is encoded by the coding sequence ATGAAAGCCACCTGGGACATCTTCTGCAGCGTCGTCGACAACTACGGCGATATCGGCGTGACCTGGCGCCTGGCCCGGCAGTTGGTGGCCGAGCACGGCCTGGCGGTGCGCCTGTGGGTGGATGACCTCAACGCTTTCACGCCTATGTGCCCTGGCGCCGATGCCACGGCGGCGCAACAGTGGCAGCACGGTGTGGATGTGCGTCACTGGCCGGCAGCGTGGTTGCCGGTGGCCCCCGCCGATGTGGTGATCGGCGCGTTCGCCTGCCAGTTGCCGGCGGCGTATGTCGAGGCCATGCGTGCCCGTCCGCAGCCGCCGCTCTGGCTCAACCTCGAGTACCTGAGTGCCGAGGACTGGGTAGAGGGTTGCCATGGGTTGCCTTCGCCGCAGCCCAACGGTTTGCGCAAGGTTTTTTTCTTCCCGGGCTTTACCGACAAAACGGGCGGTTTGCTGCGCGAGGGTTCGCTGCTGGCCCGGCGTGATGCGTTCCAGCAGTCGGCGGATGCGCGCCGTGCCTTCTTGCTGGGGCTTGGTGTAGACCCTGTGCCGGGTGCGCTGCTGATCTCGCTGTTCGCCTATGAAAACCCACAGCTGGGCAACTGGCTTGATGCCTTGGCCACGGCTGACCAGGCCTGCCACCTGTTGGTCCCGCAGGGGCGCATCGTCGCGGGGCTCAGCCAGTGGCTGGGCGAGGGGCCGCTGCACGTGGGTGATGTGCGCACGCGTGGGGCGCTGACCGTTCAGGTGCTGCCATTCGTCAGCCAGGACGACTTCGACCGGCTGTTATGGAGCTGCGATTTCAATGCCGTGCGTGGCGAAGACTCGTTCGTGCGTGCGCAGTGGGCGGGGCAGCCGATGCTGTGGCACATCTATGTGCAGGACGAGAATGCCCATTGGGAAAAACTCGAAGCGTTCCTCGCGCATTATCGCTGCGGCCTGTCAGACGAAGCCGATGCAGCCCTGCTGGGCCTGTGGCGTGCCTGGAACATGGATTTCGACATGGGCCAGGCCTGGCGGGCGGCCCGCCAGCATTGGCCGGAACTGCAGCAGCATGCCCGCCGTTGGGGGGCGCGACAGGCCGCTCAGCCGGACCTTGCCGAAGCGCTAGTACACTTTTACCGAAATTCGCTATGA
- a CDS encoding transcription elongation factor GreAB has translation MDKPHLLALIVATLEHDLDVLTRAAQTAYEAATAEENIAENKYDTLGLEASYLATGQARRSAEIRQALVIYQQLLLRDYDTARGVQVSNLVTLEDEEGGHRRLFLGPEAAGLKIGEGDGLVTVITPRSPLGQLLLGKRVDDEVSLGAQVSFIVDVV, from the coding sequence ATGGACAAGCCCCACCTGCTGGCGCTGATTGTCGCCACCCTCGAGCATGACCTGGACGTGCTGACCCGCGCGGCGCAAACCGCCTACGAGGCCGCCACCGCCGAAGAGAACATTGCCGAGAACAAGTATGACACGCTGGGCCTGGAGGCCTCGTACCTGGCCACCGGCCAGGCCCGCCGCAGTGCCGAGATCCGCCAGGCGCTGGTGATCTACCAGCAGTTGCTGCTGCGTGACTACGACACGGCGCGCGGTGTGCAGGTAAGCAACCTGGTGACCCTGGAAGATGAAGAGGGCGGGCACCGTCGGCTGTTTCTGGGGCCTGAGGCAGCGGGGCTGAAGATTGGCGAGGGGGACGGGCTGGTGACGGTGATTACTCCGCGTTCGCCGCTGGGGCAGCTGTTGCTGGGCAAGCGGGTGGATGACGAGGTGAGCCTGGGGGCGCAGGTATCGTTCATTGTCGATGTTGTCTGA
- a CDS encoding LysR family transcriptional regulator has translation MAMESFSALECFIRSAEVGSFAEAARRLSLTPAAVGKHVAQLEARLGVRLFQRSTRKLTLTEAGQRFLGEVSDSFRTIQYAVANLASAEGQPAGSLRVSMGTVFGRLYVLPLLGEFLRRYPAITPDWHFDNRQVDLIGQGFDAAIGGGFELPPGVVARKLTPAHRVLVAAPAYLQQHAPIEDPQVLQRHEGILVRSPQTGRVRSWPLTSRWQVQQPLQLRQAMTMSDSDAACAVAEQGLGIALVSLPFAVPYLLAGRLLRVLPDWYVDDGHISLYFAEHKLLPGKTRAFVDFVVEQFAEQGLAGRFDALQAL, from the coding sequence ATGGCCATGGAATCGTTCAGCGCGTTGGAATGCTTTATCCGCAGTGCCGAGGTTGGCAGTTTTGCCGAAGCCGCCAGGCGCCTGAGCCTTACCCCGGCTGCTGTGGGCAAGCACGTTGCGCAGCTGGAAGCGCGCCTGGGTGTGCGGTTGTTCCAGCGTAGTACCCGCAAGCTGACCTTGACCGAAGCGGGGCAGCGTTTTCTCGGCGAGGTCAGTGACAGCTTTCGCACCATTCAGTACGCCGTGGCCAACCTGGCCAGTGCCGAAGGCCAGCCAGCCGGGTCGTTACGGGTGAGCATGGGCACGGTGTTCGGGCGTTTGTATGTGCTGCCGTTGCTGGGGGAGTTCTTGCGCCGCTACCCGGCGATTACCCCGGATTGGCATTTCGACAACCGCCAGGTCGACCTGATCGGCCAGGGCTTCGATGCTGCGATTGGCGGTGGCTTCGAACTGCCGCCGGGGGTGGTGGCGCGCAAGCTGACCCCGGCGCACCGGGTGTTGGTGGCGGCGCCGGCCTATCTGCAGCAGCACGCGCCGATAGAAGACCCGCAGGTGCTGCAACGCCATGAAGGTATCCTGGTCCGGTCACCGCAGACCGGTCGGGTGCGCTCGTGGCCGCTGACCAGCCGTTGGCAGGTGCAGCAGCCACTGCAATTGCGCCAGGCGATGACCATGAGCGATTCGGACGCGGCATGCGCGGTGGCCGAGCAGGGGCTGGGCATTGCCCTGGTGAGCCTGCCGTTTGCCGTGCCCTACCTGCTGGCCGGGCGGCTGCTGCGGGTGTTGCCGGACTGGTATGTGGACGATGGGCATATCAGCCTGTATTTCGCCGAGCACAAGCTGTTGCCGGGCAAGACCCGGGCGTTCGTCGATTTTGTGGTGGAGCAGTTTGCCGAGCAGGGGCTGGCGGGGCGGTTCGATGCCTTGCAGGCCCTTTAG